A single region of the Marinobacter nanhaiticus D15-8W genome encodes:
- the cysQ gene encoding 3'(2'),5'-bisphosphate nucleotidase CysQ — MASNASLLNDILAIAEAANAKVMEIYGTDFSVEHKEDESPVTTADLASHDVIVKGLEALTPDVPILSEESAHAPWSERKEWTRFWLVDPIDGTKDFVKRTGEFTVNIALIEDGVPVLGVVTAPALEEAFWGIRNEGAWKRDSEGHTRQLHVVVPPPVRRVVASKNHLNEETRSFIDALGEHCLVQAGSSLKFCRIAEGRADIYPRIGPTCEWDTGAAQAVLEAAGGKVQTIDGEPMRYGKEDVMNPHFIAAGSWYQG, encoded by the coding sequence ATGGCCTCTAACGCCTCTCTGCTGAACGATATCCTCGCCATCGCCGAAGCCGCCAACGCCAAGGTGATGGAGATCTACGGCACCGATTTTTCGGTGGAGCACAAGGAAGACGAGTCGCCGGTGACCACGGCGGACCTGGCGTCTCACGATGTCATCGTCAAGGGGCTCGAGGCACTGACGCCGGACGTACCGATCCTGTCCGAGGAGTCTGCGCACGCGCCCTGGTCCGAGCGCAAGGAATGGACACGATTCTGGCTGGTTGACCCCATCGACGGCACCAAGGATTTCGTCAAACGAACCGGCGAGTTCACCGTGAATATCGCGCTGATCGAGGACGGCGTGCCGGTGCTGGGCGTGGTGACCGCGCCTGCCCTTGAAGAAGCGTTCTGGGGCATCAGAAATGAAGGGGCCTGGAAGCGGGATAGCGAAGGCCACACCCGTCAGCTCCACGTGGTCGTACCTCCACCGGTACGCCGGGTCGTCGCCAGCAAGAACCACCTCAACGAGGAGACCCGTTCCTTTATCGACGCCTTGGGTGAGCACTGCCTGGTGCAGGCCGGCAGCTCCCTGAAGTTCTGCCGCATTGCCGAGGGCAGGGCGGACATCTACCCGCGCATTGGCCCTACCTGTGAATGGGACACGGGCGCCGCCCAGGCTGTGCTGGAAGCCGCCGGCGGCAAGGTACAGACCATCGACGGCGAGCCTATGCGCTACGGCAAGGAGGACGTCATGAATCCTCACTTTATCGCCGCCGGTAGCTGGTATCAGGGCTGA
- a CDS encoding cytochrome c3 family protein, with translation MPQLFRRRTNGYVQLFLALVALVVLLAGVALTLNGSPYNTGQNAIPEQPVPFSHQHHVGGLGIDCQYCHTSVDRSSFAGLPDTQTCMTCHSQLWTNADMLAPVRQSLAREEPIEWTRVHDLPDYVYFNHQMHINNGVGCESCHGRVDRMPLMRQDKPLTMKWCLDCHRDPGPRLRPRDKVTAMGYSPESGRSDEEYLKLYDIHTDRMTECTTCHR, from the coding sequence ATGCCGCAGCTCTTCCGGCGCCGGACCAATGGTTATGTCCAGCTTTTCCTGGCGCTGGTTGCACTGGTGGTGTTGCTGGCGGGCGTGGCACTGACACTTAACGGTTCCCCATACAACACCGGCCAGAACGCCATACCCGAACAGCCCGTGCCGTTCAGCCACCAGCATCATGTAGGGGGACTCGGTATCGATTGTCAGTACTGCCATACCAGTGTCGACCGGTCGTCCTTTGCGGGGTTGCCCGATACCCAGACCTGCATGACCTGCCACTCTCAACTCTGGACCAACGCTGACATGCTCGCGCCGGTCCGTCAGAGCCTGGCCCGGGAGGAACCGATCGAATGGACGCGGGTGCATGACCTGCCGGATTACGTCTATTTCAACCATCAGATGCATATCAACAACGGGGTCGGGTGCGAGTCGTGTCACGGTCGCGTCGACCGTATGCCGCTTATGCGCCAGGACAAGCCGCTGACGATGAAGTGGTGCCTGGATTGTCACCGCGATCCCGGCCCGCGTCTGCGACCGAGGGACAAGGTGACGGCAATGGGGTATTCACCGGAAAGCGGACGCAGTGATGAGGAGTATCTGAAGCTCTACGACATTCATACGGATCGAATGACCGAGTGCACTACATGCCACCGATAA
- a CDS encoding methylated-DNA--[protein]-cysteine S-methyltransferase, with product MTTFYCHTPSPIGELLLTGDGTSLTRIYMRKQKYGCDVKPGWEQDESQFGEARRQLDAYFAGDLKQFDLPLAPAGTEFQQSVWRALVEIPYGETRSYGELARQLGSPKLNRAVGTANGRNPISIIIPCHRVIGADGSLTGYGGGVERKRWLLAHEASNGEYGQFELF from the coding sequence ATGACCACGTTCTATTGCCACACTCCCAGTCCCATCGGCGAACTGCTGCTGACCGGTGACGGCACATCCCTGACCCGTATCTATATGCGAAAGCAGAAATACGGTTGCGATGTAAAACCGGGCTGGGAGCAGGACGAATCCCAGTTCGGCGAGGCCAGGCGCCAGCTCGACGCCTACTTTGCCGGCGACCTCAAACAGTTTGATCTGCCCCTGGCGCCGGCGGGAACCGAGTTCCAGCAGTCGGTCTGGCGTGCGCTGGTCGAGATTCCCTATGGTGAAACCCGCAGCTACGGTGAGCTGGCCCGGCAACTGGGCAGCCCAAAGCTGAACCGGGCAGTCGGCACGGCCAACGGCCGCAATCCCATTTCGATCATCATCCCCTGCCACCGGGTCATCGGCGCCGACGGCAGCCTCACCGGCTACGGCGGCGGTGTGGAGCGCAAGCGCTGGCTGCTGGCCCATGAGGCGAGCAACGGCGAATACGGGCAGTTTGAATTGTTCTGA
- a CDS encoding nucleoside deaminase, giving the protein MENSELQYLRRCVELATEALAVGDEPFGSVLVSAEGEIVAEDHNHVASGDNTRHPEFELARWAAANMTPEARAAATVYTSGEHCPMCAAAHAWVGLGRIVYVSSSEQLTAWLSELEVPPPPVNTLPISSVAPSVVVEGPVPELAEQVHELHRRFYTET; this is encoded by the coding sequence GTGGAAAATAGCGAACTTCAATACCTGCGCCGCTGCGTCGAGCTTGCGACCGAAGCCCTGGCGGTGGGCGACGAGCCATTTGGCTCGGTATTGGTCTCGGCCGAAGGGGAGATAGTGGCTGAGGACCACAACCACGTGGCCTCGGGTGACAATACCCGTCATCCTGAATTCGAGTTGGCCCGCTGGGCGGCGGCCAACATGACGCCCGAAGCGCGGGCGGCGGCAACGGTCTATACCTCTGGTGAGCATTGCCCGATGTGCGCTGCGGCCCATGCCTGGGTCGGATTGGGACGGATCGTATACGTCAGCTCCTCTGAACAGTTGACGGCCTGGCTTAGCGAACTGGAAGTGCCGCCCCCGCCGGTAAATACCCTGCCGATCAGCTCGGTTGCGCCCAGCGTTGTGGTTGAAGGGCCGGTGCCGGAGCTGGCCGAGCAGGTGCATGAACTGCACCGTCGTTTCTACACCGAGACCTGA